The Esox lucius isolate fEsoLuc1 chromosome 20, fEsoLuc1.pri, whole genome shotgun sequence region CTAAGATAAACATGGCACtgttattatattttctaaaaGCTTTTCTGACAGAAGTCAAAAATAAACAGCTCTCTTACCCCCATATCCTACAAATTGAAATCATACGCTGAATGGTGCCATTGGTGAAACCCAACCGCAGCTGCGGGAAGGCGACTGCAGTCAAAACATCACAACCTTTGATCACAGGACTTTTGGTTATGTTCACCCAGTCAACATCTACACTCAAGTAGAACAACTTGCCTGCATTCACCTGCTCAGCTGTTGCATGCATTAACCAACGGTTGCAAGCCACGTCATCAGGTTTCACTGACTGACACCTTGCTATGACGTGATGCTTAGCAAAACACTTATCCAGGTGGTCTAACATCTGCAAGGGGTCAGTGCTGCCTTGACTGAGgaatgtatactttttataaatCCATAGCGTAGCAGTATTTAtgctctcatcttcatccgcttatccggtatcggatcgcgggggcagcagctccagcaggggaccccaaacttccttttcccaagccacatttgccagctctgactgagggatcccgaggcgttcccaggccagtgtcaaaatgtaatctctccacctagtcctgggcctaccccaaggtctcctcccagctggacatgcctggaacacctccctagggagacgtcctgggggcatccttaccagatgcccgaaccaccgtgaggaactcggctctactccgagttcctcacggatggctgagcttctcacccttttcttaagggagaagccagccacccttttGAGAAAACCAATTTCAGACGCTTGCACTtgcgatctagttctttcggtcatgacccagccttcatgaccataggtgagggtaggaacgaaaattgaacggtatatcgagagcttagccttccggctcagctctctttccatcacaacggtgcagtaaagtgaatgcaataccgcccccgctgctccgattctccggccaatctcccactccattgtctcctcactcgcgaacaagaccctgagatacttgaactcctttacttggggtaacgcctcattccctacccggaggaggcactccatcggtttcctgctgagaaccatggcctcaaatttagaggtgctaatcttcatcccaaccgcttcgtaCTCGCCTGCGAACCGGTCCGGTGCTGAAgttcacagaccgttgatgccatcaggaccacatcatccgcaaaaagcagcgatgagatccccagcacaccgaactgcaacccctccccaccccgactacgcctcgatatcctgtccataaaagttacaaacaggattggtgacaaagcgcagccctggcggaagccaacccccacctggaacaagtccgacttactaccgagaaaccgaacacagctctcactttggacgtacagggattggatagccctcagaagggacctcctcacagTATTTTccaggggacccggtcatacgccttctccagatccacaaaacacatgtagacaggatgggcatattcccaggccccctccagtatccttgcaagagtaaagagctggtcggtatccgcattgttcctcttcaatcttaggttcgactatctgccaaaccctcctttccagtacctttgagttgACTTTCCCagagaggctgagaagtgtgatacccctgtaattggcacacaccctctggtccccctttttgaacagggaaaccaccaccccagtccgtcaatccttaggcactttccccgactcccacgcaatgttgaagaggcgtgtcatccaagacatcccctccacacccaaagctttcaacatttctggacggatcttgTCAATTCCCGGAGCTTTgtcactgtggagttgtttgactacctcagtgacttctgccatggagattgacgatgcttccccatcagcctccagctctgtctCCACTATAGAGgccgtgttagtgggatttaggagttcctcaaagtgttccttccatcgcccaattacctcctcagttgaggtcaacagtgtccaatccttactgtacacagcttggatagttcccacgttttcccctcctgaggtgccgggcggttttccagaaacaccttggtgccgaccgaaagtccttctccatggcttccccaaactcctcccatacctgctgttttgcctctttcacagcagaggtcgcagcccctCAGGTCTGttggtacactgcaaccgtctccggagtcctccgggataacatatcccagaAGGcttccttcttcagtcggatggcttccctgaccaccggtgtccaccagggtgtttgagggtttccgccccttgatgcacctaagacctttagaccacagctccccaccgcagcttcggcaatggaggctttgaacatcgaccactcaggttcaatgcccccaacctccacagggatgccagaaaagctctgccggaggtgtgagttgaagatctttcggacaggggcctcctccagacgttcccagttcacccgcactacccgtttgggttttcctggtctgtccagagtcttcccccaccccctgacccaactcacaaccagatggtgatcggttgacagctccgcccctctctttacccgagtgtccaaaacatgcggtctcagatcctaagacacgatcacaaaatcaatcatcgaccttcggcctagggtgctctggtaccatgTACACTTAtgtatgttcgaacatggtgttcgttatagataatccatgactagcacagaactctaacaacaaacgaccactcgagttcagatcagggaggccgttcctccctatcacgcctctccaggtgtctccatcattgcccacgtgtgcgttgaagtctcccagcagaattatggagttccctactggagccccatacaggactccattcaaggtctccaagaaggccaaatactccgaactgctgttcggggcatatgcacaaacaacagtcagagatccccccccccccacaacccgtaggcgtagggaggcgaccctctcatccactagGGTAAACTCCAAACTAGCGGCACTAAGctgggggcttgtgagtatcccaaccctcgcccggcgcctcacaccctgggcaactccagagaagaataaagtccatcccctatccaggagtacggttccagaaccgagactgtgagtggatgtaagccccaccagatctaactgatggcgctccacctccctcacaagttccagctccttcccccacagagaggtgacgtcccacgtccccagagccagcccctgccgaccgggtctggtccgtcgaggcccctggccttatGGCATATATACCCAaatggcagcgcacccgaccccagcggttcctcccatgagtggtgggcccataggatggagagggggctgccacgttgctttttcgggctatgcccgaccgggctccgtggcaaacccggccaccaggcactcgccgacgagccctccctctgggcctggctccagacgggggcccgGGCTTCCTCCgtgcagggtaactcctcctcttcctcggttATACATAGGGTtgttttgaaccattcttagtctggctcctcccctgagaccactttgccatgggaaaccctaccagcagcactaaggcccggacaacacagccctcaggttcataggaacacacaaacctctccaacacgataaggtgatggctcccggagAGACACTATTTATGCATTTACCAATATTGGTAAAAAAGTGATCTTCTCAACACTCATGACTTAATTACAAATGGAGCCCGAAGCTTTGTTTCATCAAACTCTCATATGTGAAAACCTCAGAATATTTGAAAGATTAACTGCCAGTTGATTCTATAATTTGACTTTGAAAGTAATCATAAACTATTGTTTCGATGGTTGCCTTATATTCGTTTCCTTATGTAATTGCGTACTCTGAGTCATTTAATGTATTATCATACATTTGTCCTGGAGTTAAAATAACAGATGTGTCTGACTGAAGAGGAGACATAACGTACTGTATATCAGTCCAGAAATACgattacattttaatcaattaCATTGTATAGCAAAGATTTTACTTATAATAAAGCTTGAGGAGAATAGAGGTTTTGGCTCCAGAAAATAACGTCATGATGCTGCAACCCCCAATCCAAATTGGCCAGCATGCCCCTGGTTGGGACGTTGGGGAGGCATCTTCAGCAGGTATTTATTGGTGTCATCGCACTCTAATATCTCCCTCAGGTAGCTCAGGGGCCTGCAATGCTAACTGAGGTTATCAGGTGATTGACCTGACCTTTGACTCATGTGACCTTCAGAATAAGAAAAATATCTTGGGGCATTTGCCTAGGAGAAAGGTTTGCCACCATCTACTCTCCGTAATCCACTGGGAGTCATTGCAATAAGACAGGCCCGAAGATAGAATTATATGCAACGAAATTGGGAAAGGGACAAATGGGGtaagacaaaaatgtatgtaagaaATTACTTTGTTATGTGCCCTATAACTGGACCTTGACACAGTCCTCAAGGATCATGGTTTATGTAGTTTTGGTACTGTTTGAAATCAAGTGTTGACAATATCAACAGTATTTCACAACACAGTATGAAAGAAATTGTATTGCAACTGCTATAAAAAATAGGTCAACATTGCACAGGTATTTTAACATTGTGTATGTTTAACCACTCCACAGGTTACGAGCATTGAGAATCCACAACTAGAACAACACGTCTTATGCCTTTTGGATTGGGGGAACATGATAATGTTAGGACAAAGTGACAAACCTTGGTGATGATTGTAAGAATGTCTCCCTTTTTCAACTCCAACTCATCCTCGGTGAGGGCTTTGTAGTCAAACATCACTTGACAACATTCTTTTACTGGGGAGAGGGGAACATCATGTGGTTATTTGATCATCCTTTATGGTAAGACCAGTACGGTGCTTGACTAGAATTGGTTAGTAGCAAAATTATGctgaacattatttaaaaaatataattatggaCATTCCAGTCATATTCAGGGTCATAACCATACTTGGAGGGTCTGTGGGGAATTGTCTCTTGTACCATGTCTGTTGTTCCAGCAGACATTGACAGCCATTTAATCCTAATATGTCATCATGACCAATATGACCTTAGGAAGAATGTCAGGTGATACACCCATATCTTCTCCTGAGAGGGTGTGAACTATGGAGAACCTGTGTAAAATCTTTTCACATTGAATTGTGACATCAAGCCAAAGTTgctttcagattttctttgagCCCACACCCACATTGCCTGGGGGTAAGCTGTGGGAACCGAAGCTCAAATGCTGCCATCTTTTCTATTTGGACACTCACCTTAATGTCAGTTTGGTCCAAAAAGAAACAACTTCCCATGCAGAACTAAAAGGTCTCACGGTGGTAGTTTAGTCAGCATGGACTTGATGGGAGGTGCAAGGGCATTCCTTTTATTTCACTGTTACCCATGGATTTTACATTAACCACAAAGGATGAGTAAATATTTAAATCAtaccattttttgttttgttcctcacACTGGCCTTCTGAAGTAGCTTTGTctgaacaaaaagaaaatgataatATTTAGTCAAGGTTACAGCACATCTGTTTTCTGGAGGAAAAAGCagcatattattatttatattgcaTTCCATACCTCTTTATTGAACATTGCATCTGAAAGTTTTGGTCTGATTTTGCTCTCGCTATGCTCTGCAAAAGATTGGGAAGAGTTTTGTATGGAGATATTTTTAGTTCTGTTCAGACCAAAGTATTTTTCATATGAGCTCTGTACTGACAGATGTACACTCAACAAAATACACAATTAAGTCCATTAAGTCTATTAAAGTACACTCAGAACATATTCCGTACCTCTGTTAGGCCGTGTGGAAATGTTGCCATCCTACCTTTTGGAGCGACAAATATCTCTTTGGTAAAGTTTGATGGAAATGCTCCAACTTTGCCATTTTTCATTCCCATccaccacccatcttcaatCTGTCAGTGGGTACAAGGAAAATGGGaacaaaatgttgaaatataaGATCACAGCTGTGCCAGACTGTGAGATATGACCAGCTAATTTCACACAAATTCTTCATAACTGAGGTTGTTAACACTGATGATTTGATTGCACTAACATAGTCACATTTGACCCATGGGACAATTTTGGAGACTCCGGCTCCAGTAAGTTGTTTCTCATCTGTTAATAATCTACAGTAGGTCGCTAGTAATAAAAGCAACACATTACCTCATCGAGAATCTCAATGGTCTCCCCAACAACCAGTTCCAGCTCATCCTCATTTGAAGGACTGTAGGCGAAGGCCACCTCACACTTCCTGGATTGTTTATTCATCTTTGCTGCAGTGGCAATGCATTGTAGCAGAGTCACATAATTAGTAAACACATCAAAAGTTGTTCTTTGCGCTTGTTGTAACAGCCGTTACAATTACTTACTACTACAACAAAAATGCATGGAACATTCTCTCCAATGGCAAAGTTATTAGGGAGGGATCTACAATAATGTAAATTATCCAATATTGCTTCAGAATATCATATATTTGAATAGTCATAAAAAATGAAGGTATTATTTTTTCAATCAAAATTAATCATTTTCAATCAAAAAccaataattgtatcacttcaaTAATAAGCTATCCTTTAGAAATTCTTAGATTTGAGTATTTACGGTCATTTGTGGAAGCTAGCTAACTTTTAAATTATGTGCAAGGTAACATTAGCTAgatattttgtattatattttacagCTGTATGAACACAGGTATGTGAttctaaaaactaaaatgttaaatcaTTCTGTAACTGTTTTAAAACCTGTCTGAAACCTGTGAACAGCCACACACTTATGCTCTTAGAAATACATGATTCTCAAAACATAATGGACAAGCTGGGAATATTTATACTAGGACTTTAATTACTTGTTTAAACCCGGCTAGCAGACAAAAGGAGTACATCATGATGATTACAAACCTGCATATTTTTGGAAACTTACATAactagaaaaacaacatttttgttacaaTGAAGTTGTAGGAAAGAAAGTCAAAACAGGGTTTTAAGATAGTGGAGGCATAATAAAGATTTAATAGTGACATACGTTTCCGTAAGCTTCTTGGttctctcttgctgtctccAATCAAATACACTGGCACCTCCTGCATGGAAAGTGAAGTGTAAAGACGAGTAAAAAACATAGATTATAAACAGAAAATAGGAACAAACAATAATTCAAATGTGACTTTGTTTCTTATTGGAATAGACATTTATTTAAACTTGACTGAAGGTATGAATGGAAATTGTTGATATAAAACCTTGACAAAGTTAGCGGGAAAGATGCCTCGCTTTCCCCTCAGTTCTCCCTCCAGCCAACCCTCCTCAGTGGTCTTGGTGACATTTTTCACCACATCACCCGCATGCACTGTCATCTCATCTCCCATGACGCCCTGAAAGTCTATCAGCACCAGCACCTCTGAGAGACGTCAAAGCGGAAGAGATGTTGCAAGTTTAGTTGTCTTTTCAAAAGATTGACGTTTATCACTAAATCATTTAGTAATAGCATAATGTCGGCTAACAACCAGAAAAGTAAAACCCTATTACCACTAATGCTTTGATGACagttaaatgtacattaaaatcTGTATGTCCTTTTCATGCTGTCTTGTTCCATAACTAGTTGGTCAAGTGTAGAGTCTGTTGACACGTCCACATTAGTGTGCCTTAGAATCTGCCCTGAAATGACTGACATCTGGCATAACGTTACAAATTCCTTTCATTTGATGTGTACAGGGCATAAAGGGAGGGGACCCATTTCACGTTATTTTGTTCAACTTAACCTTACTGTATAGGCATGGATATTGTCTTTCACATTGTCCTTATTTTATTATGTAAACCTGCAGATATCGATAGCTCAAGACGCCACATTCTGGGGTTTATTCTGTCATTCTtttataatgtaaataagcccatAGGTCCTTATTTGCCTCACCATGCCTGAGTAGTGTAAGAACAGTAATTGTGTTGCACGTTTGTCTCTCTTTTACAAACATTATAATGAAACTTAATAATTACCAATTTATTTACAAAAGTAATCAAACTTGAAATACACTTTCTTGGTACAAAAACTAATTAATTATTTGGTTAGACTCAGTTTCTGTAACATTCAATATCTATCTAAAAGTAAACTAGGATAAAAGTGGCAAAAACACATCTCATGTTTTCCTGAGTTTTAAAAGCTTTAGAGCATTTATAAAATCCACTTTAGAGCAAGTGCAAAAAACCTAAACTGCCATCATATGGACTTTAAGAAGTAATTTGCCCTAACATCTAGAAAACAGGTAATGGCATGTCCATCATCTTGAGAAATTACAGCTTAAAAAACCCTTGGCTTCAGGGCTCTGATTTTATACCTCTCTATATTTGTAGTCAGCTTCATGATAAACaaatttttccaaaacatatactgtatacgCATTACGGGtcacttaaaacatttgtagtatttataaaatatgaatagccCTCAATGCAGATTAGGCAGCAAAATTAAATGTAACTAAAGATTGGTAAATAGTTTATAAGTGCCTACATAAAATAATTACTGTAATTCCTGCTTTATCAATATAATTTTCAAATGTGGAAGGATTGATAATGAGCTAAATTTTTTAGCATCTAAAAGGTTATATGTTCATGTTGCTTAGAAAACATCTTTTAAATAGCATATATTATTATATCAGAATGATATACACGTCCATTTGCTAGCTGATGAGTGACTGGGGAGCCCAATCAGTGTTGATATAAACCGGCATCGCCTGCTGAGAGACAGGGCATTGCCAGCAGGTGTTTCATCACAATCTAGGGACACCCTTAAGCAGCTTTGGCACCCTGACTACTGAGTGCATTACCATTCTTGTTAAATGAGTAGTTTGAGTGAAAAAATTAGAATGTCTTAGTGCAGATTTTTAGGATGAATGCTTTTTGCATTCTCAATTCTCCAAAACTGGTTAGAATCTGTTGTGAAGAGACAAGCCATACTGTAGATAGAACTTAATACAAGGAAATGGGGAAAGGGGGAGTCTGAGGGAAAAAGGAGATATAAAATGAGAGAACATTCACAGCCATACCTAGACACTTTTGAAGTGCTGATTAAATTAGGGATGGCTGATGTAATTCTGTGATCACGATTCTGTTACTGTGAGTATATTAATCTTACTGTAATTGAATAAACCCTAATCCCCCATTTTGAAGGTCCAGGTTTTAAGTCATGTCACAGTTGACAACCAGTTTCTGCAGTGTTTCTGCAATGCTATTCAgaagtgtttttgtaaaagatGGTTGCaaagaatatatataaaaaagtataataaatataattttaaagaaATCATCAGTTGAATCATTTTATTGTGGAATATCCCAAAGGCAATTCTTGTTTCAACATGACACAGTATGGTATGTGCTACTGTATGTTGGGCACAAAAAATTGTACTGTTGTTGTATGACTTCTGAATAACCACTTTGCATAGCTTTTGTGAACCAAAATAGTCTAATGTAGCATATTTGTGATTAAATAACACATAACGTTTTGTGGTTCCAAATGTCTGGGCCAgcaaaatgaaaaccaaaatgtgACACTATGAAATTTGCACTGGGGAtaagaacatttcaaaataattagtttttaagcaacaactgtttaaaaaactattaatgCAGCCAACTGAAATTAAGTAAATAATAGAATTAACACAAAGTCACTGGTAGTAGTAGTGCCAACCTGCTAGTTATAATGAAACACAGGCAAGAC contains the following coding sequences:
- the sh3d21 gene encoding SH3 domain-containing protein 21 isoform X2; protein product: MEVLVLIDFQGVMGDEMTVHAGDVVKNVTKTTEEGWLEGELRGKRGIFPANFVKEVPVYLIGDSKREPRSLRKPKMNKQSRKCEVAFAYSPSNEDELELVVGETIEILDEIEDGWWMGMKNGKVGAFPSNFTKEIFVAPKEHSESKIRPKLSDAMFNKETKLLQKASVRNKTKNVKECCQVMFDYKALTEDELELKKGDILTIITKETEDEGWWEGELYGRRGFFPDNFVMVIPPTDALQSGNISQLPVRHGTDRRSVRAEASVMEKGSPAKPKDEKTESKDLRINPPNKVKLPAPNKPGLPPPVKDKPHSFVSGKVNGDLPTHSPEKDTDQFDGVEVSPDKLNHPTANRAKPPHRRPPSALITGPQGGSNQAEAEKSPVLCWRKSPLEA